One region of Pygocentrus nattereri isolate fPygNat1 chromosome 14, fPygNat1.pri, whole genome shotgun sequence genomic DNA includes:
- the eci1 gene encoding enoyl-CoA delta isomerase 1, mitochondrial, with the protein MATLLRKAARVSLSGSLLSAGGRPGRLYALSYFGSNSRNSSTSSKVKVDLDNSSGIAVVKFQGPPVNSMGMDFLTEMAIGLDKLELDKNCRGIILTSAVPKVFSAGLDIMDMYGKTLEHYELFWRSVQDLWLKLYSSSKIMIAAINGASPAGGCLMALSCDYRILADNPRYKIGLNEAQLGIVAPFWFKDSMVNTVGYRIAEESIQFGVMYSPADALKIGLVDQVVPEDKVLSTAKEKMEKWFDIPDHARQISKSMMRKPTIDRMLANRETDIKNFVGFISKDSIQKSLEMYMAMLKMKKG; encoded by the exons ATGGCCACTCTCCTGAGAAAAGCGGCGAGGGTTTCCTTGTCTG GGTCTCTGCTCTCTGCAGGCGGCAGACCTGGCAGACTCTACGCTCTGTCATACTTCGGTTCCAACAGCAGAAACTCATCAACATCGTCCAAAGTCAAGGTGGACCTGGACAACAGCTCTG GTATTGCTGTGGTGAAGTTCCAGGGTCCTCCGGTCAACAGCATGGGCATGGACTTTCTGACTGAGATGGCCATCGGTTTAGACAAGCTTGAGCTTGACAAGAACTGCAGAGGAATTATTCTGACCTCC GCAGTGCCAAAGGTTTTCTCTGCGGGCCTGGACATCATGGACATGTACGGGAAGACCCTGGAGCACTACGAGCTGTTTTGGAGGAGCGTGCAGGACCTGTGGCTGAAACTATACAGCTCCAGCAAGATTATGATCGCTGCCATTAAC GGTGCCAGTCCTGCAGGAGGCTGTCTGATGGCTTTGTCTTGTGACTACAGGATTTTGGCGGACAATCCTCGCTACAAAATAGGCCTCAATGAAGCGCAGCTTGGCATAGTCGCACCATTCTG GTTTAAGGATTCCATGGTGAACACTGTGGGCTACAGAATAGCGGAGGAGTCCATTCAGTTTGGCGTGATGTACAGCCCCGCCGACGCCCTGAAGATCGGCCTGGTGGACCAGGTGGTCCCCGAGGATAAAGTTTTAAGCACAGCCAAAGAAAAGATGGAGAAGTGGTTTGACATCCCAG ATCACGCCCGGCAGATAAGCAAATCTATGATGAGGAAGCCTACAATAGACAGAATGCTGGCCAACAGAGAAACCGACATTAAAAACTTTGTCGGTTTCATCTCCAAGGACTCAATCCAGAAGTCTCTCGAGATGTACATGGCCATGCTGAAGATGAAGAAGGGTTGA